In Nocardia sp. NBC_00403, one DNA window encodes the following:
- a CDS encoding outer membrane protein assembly factor BamB family protein — MNSATQWFTGRNRRGIWIVVLVVVVGVVVGVAAIVWTDRSPRQSQQATPVLGGRFRISPQLDSAPAPRWTVRASDLSDEPGAVLLSAPHSLGRYYGYGGLMDAGTLIVAATAVPGSATGEAGLPVGPVRMHGIDPDTGKPRWTTDVGEVDGCGEIVLEGLLTCRGTHRVLIVDSATGRVLTDHTTDFEVMDIAVRDGVVSVAGRTADWQTAVITRGTVADIAATWRKTYPTPIPGEPVTPRIDAPDYFREGRDGKVRVFDLRSGELLFTAPVGHVFDGGLIATQVIDRSGSAGTVALLGRDGHRITEVANASFILEWYPAATATPLPILTGESAYDRTSGRVLWTNALIGLDDLTGRKGAIVGVVRDTVIVRSLDGATLSGLDLTDGHRIWQQPSPFANTSQFTRYEGITDASHLILTDGVTVQAIDGADGSPVWSMPLPPSGDSRLRSAVHAMGGRMVTTTAQEFTGYAAD; from the coding sequence ATGAACTCGGCCACACAGTGGTTCACCGGTCGGAACAGGCGCGGGATCTGGATCGTGGTGCTGGTCGTGGTGGTAGGCGTGGTGGTGGGCGTGGCGGCGATCGTGTGGACGGACCGGTCACCTCGGCAGTCGCAGCAAGCGACTCCGGTGTTGGGCGGCAGGTTTCGTATTTCGCCCCAGCTCGACTCCGCTCCCGCCCCGCGGTGGACGGTGCGCGCCTCGGATCTGTCCGATGAGCCCGGTGCGGTCCTGCTGTCGGCCCCGCACAGTTTGGGCCGCTACTACGGATACGGCGGGCTGATGGACGCCGGGACGCTGATCGTGGCGGCCACCGCGGTGCCGGGTAGCGCAACCGGCGAGGCTGGATTGCCGGTCGGTCCGGTGCGAATGCACGGTATCGACCCGGACACCGGAAAGCCGCGCTGGACAACCGATGTCGGTGAAGTCGACGGCTGTGGTGAAATCGTCCTCGAGGGGCTGCTCACCTGTCGCGGCACACATCGAGTGCTGATCGTCGACAGTGCGACCGGCAGGGTACTCACGGACCACACAACGGATTTCGAGGTCATGGACATCGCGGTCCGCGACGGCGTTGTCTCCGTTGCCGGGCGCACCGCGGACTGGCAGACCGCTGTCATTACGCGAGGGACCGTTGCCGATATCGCCGCGACCTGGCGCAAGACGTATCCGACACCGATTCCCGGCGAACCCGTTACTCCCCGGATCGACGCCCCGGATTACTTCCGGGAAGGGCGCGACGGCAAGGTCCGCGTATTCGATCTGCGTTCCGGTGAGCTGCTTTTCACCGCTCCCGTCGGCCACGTCTTCGACGGCGGCTTGATCGCCACGCAGGTGATCGATCGCAGCGGCAGTGCGGGAACAGTCGCGCTGCTCGGTCGCGATGGCCACCGGATCACCGAGGTCGCCAATGCCAGCTTCATCCTCGAGTGGTATCCGGCCGCAACCGCGACACCACTGCCGATCCTTACCGGGGAGAGCGCCTACGACCGGACGAGCGGCCGAGTTCTGTGGACCAATGCGCTGATCGGCCTCGACGATCTCACGGGACGCAAGGGCGCGATAGTCGGAGTGGTGCGCGATACGGTGATCGTCCGATCGCTCGATGGCGCAACGCTTTCCGGTCTCGATCTCACCGACGGACATCGAATCTGGCAGCAGCCGTCGCCATTCGCGAACACCTCACAGTTCACGAGGTACGAAGGCATCACCGACGCAAGCCATCTCATCTTGACCGACGGCGTCACCGTGCAGGCGATCGATGGCGCAGACGGTTCGCCGGTGTGGTCAATGCCATTGCCGCCCAGCGGTGATTCTCGATTGCGCTCCGCGGTGCACGCGATGGGCGGTCGCATGGTCACAACGACCGCCCAGGAATTCACCGGATACGCTGCGGATTGA
- a CDS encoding helix-turn-helix transcriptional regulator, translating into MLYGRAGDIQQIGRLLDGARHSRSGALAIIAEAGEGKSALLHHAEELSGAGWRVLRCTGIESESELPFAGLHLLLNPTLDRIDAVPGPQRDALRGALGLCPAEQADRFLVGVATLSLLAELSAEGPVLCLIDDAQWLDRPSADALLFAARRLGAEGIVMLFAGRTEFIAPGLPELRPVPLDGEAAAALLADFWPDLEPAVRRRVLAEASGNPLALLELPRMDLDSPQLGPLPLPSRLQSGYAQFIADQSEAARIAMLVVAAEETGDLGLVLRVLTEMGLTADALAEAERSGMVCITGPSVSFRHPLKRAAAYHSASFTQRLAVHAAIATALADDPDRSAWHRAAAATGPDETVAAALELAADRARDRTGHASAAAALERAASLTPDPAVRARRLMSAVEIAAEAGRTDRALRLAEQAERLDLDPSQRGRIGGVRGLIEFEHGSLRKAHNLFMEAAEHLAEVDPERAAWTLIEAGRASWTAGDLTGVVRARDRMAALPLGDQGALLVSSVNGPLMLHSGERAAGVAQIRASVAFSRAIPLEMISIRLAYALQAALIGDMPDARDMLAELAELLRDRGMIGWLPAVGCTLATTELILGRFREAELTSTQYGRIAADIGQPNRVCHAEGNLAIIAAVRGDEQRCRELAERNLREAPGDYNAIDVAHFQWALALLDLGLGRNELALDRLEAQYHSPNRARGQWIDLLSDLVEAAARLRSPQRAVEALTDIEEWSSAIESPWAEALTLRCKAQLNGDGELFGQALKLHAAVERWYDYARTGLLYGEWLRRERRAGEARTHLRKALEIFDRLGAAPWAERARTELRAAGEGVVPEPETDLAAVLTPQEFQVVRLAAAGSTNKEIAAQLFLSPKTVGHHLYRAFPKLGVASRVELVRLELD; encoded by the coding sequence ATGCTTTACGGTCGCGCTGGAGATATACAGCAGATCGGAAGATTGCTGGACGGGGCGCGCCACTCCCGTAGCGGCGCGCTGGCGATCATCGCGGAGGCGGGCGAGGGCAAGTCCGCGTTGCTGCACCATGCCGAGGAACTGTCCGGGGCTGGTTGGCGGGTGCTGCGCTGCACCGGCATCGAGAGCGAATCCGAACTGCCCTTCGCCGGCCTGCACCTCTTGCTCAACCCGACGCTGGATCGGATCGACGCGGTGCCGGGTCCGCAGCGCGACGCTCTGCGCGGCGCGCTCGGTTTGTGTCCGGCCGAGCAGGCCGACCGGTTCCTTGTCGGAGTCGCCACCTTGTCACTGCTGGCCGAGTTGTCCGCCGAGGGTCCGGTGCTGTGTTTGATCGACGATGCGCAGTGGCTGGATCGCCCCTCGGCCGACGCATTGCTGTTCGCGGCTCGACGGCTCGGCGCCGAAGGCATCGTGATGCTGTTCGCGGGCCGTACCGAATTCATCGCGCCCGGTTTGCCGGAATTGCGGCCTGTGCCGCTGGATGGCGAAGCCGCCGCTGCCCTGCTCGCGGACTTCTGGCCGGACCTGGAGCCTGCGGTGCGTCGGCGGGTGCTCGCCGAGGCATCGGGCAATCCCTTGGCGCTGCTCGAACTGCCGCGGATGGATCTCGATTCGCCGCAGCTGGGACCGTTGCCGCTGCCGTCGCGTCTGCAGAGCGGATATGCACAGTTCATCGCCGACCAGTCCGAGGCAGCCCGCATAGCCATGCTGGTGGTCGCCGCCGAGGAGACCGGTGACCTCGGTCTGGTGTTGCGGGTGCTCACCGAAATGGGGCTCACCGCAGACGCGCTCGCGGAGGCCGAACGTTCCGGCATGGTGTGCATCACGGGACCGTCCGTGTCGTTTCGGCACCCGCTCAAGCGCGCGGCCGCCTACCACAGCGCGTCTTTCACCCAGCGTCTCGCGGTGCATGCTGCCATTGCCACAGCGCTGGCCGACGATCCCGACCGCAGTGCTTGGCACCGTGCCGCGGCCGCGACGGGCCCGGACGAGACCGTCGCCGCGGCGTTGGAACTCGCCGCCGATCGGGCCCGCGACCGGACCGGTCACGCCTCGGCCGCCGCGGCACTCGAGCGCGCCGCATCGCTCACGCCGGACCCGGCCGTGCGGGCCCGGCGGCTGATGTCTGCGGTCGAAATCGCCGCAGAGGCCGGCCGGACCGACCGTGCTCTTCGTCTTGCCGAGCAGGCCGAGCGATTGGACCTCGACCCGAGCCAACGCGGCCGGATCGGCGGGGTGCGCGGATTGATCGAGTTCGAGCACGGCTCACTGCGTAAGGCGCACAACCTGTTCATGGAGGCTGCCGAGCACCTCGCCGAGGTCGATCCCGAGCGTGCCGCGTGGACCTTGATCGAAGCGGGGCGCGCGTCGTGGACCGCCGGTGACCTCACCGGGGTCGTCCGGGCGCGTGACCGGATGGCGGCGTTGCCACTCGGTGATCAGGGAGCGCTGCTGGTTTCGTCGGTGAACGGGCCACTCATGCTGCATTCCGGTGAGCGCGCGGCCGGGGTCGCGCAGATCCGCGCCAGTGTGGCCTTCAGCCGCGCCATTCCACTCGAAATGATCTCCATCCGGCTCGCCTACGCGCTGCAGGCAGCGCTGATCGGCGATATGCCCGACGCGCGGGACATGTTGGCGGAGTTGGCCGAGTTGCTGCGTGATCGCGGCATGATCGGCTGGTTGCCCGCCGTCGGCTGCACGCTGGCGACGACGGAGTTGATCCTCGGTCGCTTTCGCGAAGCCGAGCTCACCTCGACCCAGTACGGGCGGATCGCCGCCGATATCGGCCAGCCCAACCGGGTCTGCCATGCCGAGGGAAATCTGGCGATCATCGCGGCTGTCCGAGGTGACGAGCAGCGCTGCCGCGAACTCGCCGAACGCAATTTGCGCGAAGCGCCCGGCGACTACAACGCCATTGATGTCGCGCACTTCCAATGGGCGCTCGCATTGCTCGACCTCGGTCTCGGGCGCAACGAGCTCGCGCTCGATCGGCTGGAGGCGCAGTACCATTCGCCGAATCGGGCGCGGGGCCAGTGGATCGATCTGCTATCGGACCTGGTGGAAGCCGCCGCACGGCTGCGGAGTCCGCAGCGGGCCGTCGAGGCGTTGACCGATATCGAAGAGTGGTCCAGCGCTATCGAATCGCCATGGGCCGAGGCTTTGACGTTGCGCTGCAAGGCGCAACTCAACGGCGACGGCGAGCTGTTCGGGCAAGCATTGAAACTGCATGCCGCAGTGGAGCGTTGGTATGACTACGCGCGCACCGGCCTGCTCTACGGCGAATGGTTGCGCCGTGAACGGCGCGCGGGCGAGGCCCGTACCCACCTGCGCAAGGCGTTGGAGATCTTCGACCGTCTCGGCGCCGCGCCGTGGGCCGAACGTGCCCGCACCGAACTGCGTGCGGCGGGCGAGGGCGTGGTGCCTGAGCCGGAAACCGATCTGGCCGCGGTCCTCACCCCGCAGGAATTCCAGGTGGTCCGGCTGGCGGCCGCCGGTTCGACGAACAAAGAGATCGCCGCCCAACTGTTTCTGAGTCCGAAAACCGTTGGGCACCACCTGTATCGCGCCTTCCCTAAACTCGGCGTGGCCAGCCGCGTCGAGCTCGTCCGCCTCGAGCTCGACTGA
- a CDS encoding MBL fold metallo-hydrolase: MADSSERTPTLPTVLRCCAAVAATPGRLLRPRRPDAALLASLSPQPLPPAQVTVGLTVLMQGRMSAPTTIVAEGVRSIGQLPMTMSTYLIEHPSARFLVDPALCSGVHDRVLPELPFPIPLLVAPHKPVLGLSDALAARDIAVTTIDFVIPTHLHWDHVSGLLELPDSVAIRLPAAEHAWALGGEHAPTGVARGPLRARTFDTFELDGPPVATFPRSKDLFGDGSVLLVDLAGHTPGSIGVLLAVDDGSRVLLAGDAVWNKLQVELIREKAPMPGQLFDADRDAAFATIHRLHALPDGIDIVAAHDYTAVAALAAK; the protein is encoded by the coding sequence ATGGCCGACAGCAGCGAGCGGACGCCCACCCTTCCCACTGTCTTGCGCTGTTGCGCTGCGGTAGCTGCGACGCCGGGGCGGTTGCTGCGCCCGCGGCGCCCCGATGCCGCGTTGCTTGCGAGCCTGAGTCCGCAACCGCTGCCGCCCGCGCAGGTCACCGTCGGACTCACGGTGCTGATGCAGGGCAGGATGTCGGCGCCGACGACCATCGTCGCCGAGGGCGTGCGGAGCATCGGTCAGCTGCCGATGACGATGTCGACCTACCTCATCGAGCACCCGAGCGCGCGCTTCCTGGTGGATCCGGCGCTGTGTTCCGGCGTGCACGATCGAGTGCTGCCCGAACTCCCGTTCCCGATCCCGCTGCTGGTTGCCCCGCACAAGCCCGTGCTCGGGCTCTCCGATGCCCTTGCCGCCCGCGATATCGCCGTCACCACGATCGACTTCGTGATCCCGACCCACCTGCACTGGGACCATGTGTCAGGTCTGCTCGAGCTGCCCGATTCCGTAGCGATCCGCCTGCCCGCCGCCGAGCACGCCTGGGCGCTCGGTGGTGAGCACGCCCCGACCGGTGTTGCCCGCGGTCCGCTGCGCGCCCGCACCTTCGACACCTTCGAGCTCGACGGGCCACCGGTCGCGACCTTCCCGCGCAGCAAAGACCTGTTCGGCGACGGCTCGGTGCTGCTCGTCGATCTGGCCGGGCACACGCCGGGCAGCATCGGCGTACTGCTCGCGGTCGACGACGGCAGCCGAGTGCTGCTGGCCGGTGACGCGGTGTGGAACAAGCTGCAGGTAGAGCTGATTCGGGAGAAGGCGCCGATGCCCGGTCAACTATTCGACGCCGACCGCGATGCCGCGTTCGCCACCATCCATCGGTTGCACGCGTTGCCCGACGGCATCGATATCGTCGCGGCCCACGACTACACCGCCGTCGCCGCGCTGGCCGCAAAATAG
- a CDS encoding acyl carrier protein, translating to MASSLPNPYSRRTALTTAAVAAIADLLGVEAAAVSTNAPFSELGLGSLQLARLTARLEDAMGVEVSLTALYDNPDIEQLVEYLAMR from the coding sequence ATGGCGTCCAGTCTTCCGAACCCGTACAGTCGGCGAACCGCACTCACCACCGCGGCCGTCGCCGCGATCGCGGATCTGCTCGGTGTCGAGGCCGCCGCGGTGTCCACCAACGCCCCGTTCAGCGAACTCGGACTCGGCTCGCTCCAGCTCGCCCGGCTCACGGCGCGCCTGGAAGATGCCATGGGCGTCGAGGTTTCACTCACCGCGCTCTACGACAACCCGGATATCGAGCAGCTTGTCGAGTATCTCGCGATGCGATGA
- a CDS encoding SDR family NAD(P)-dependent oxidoreductase, with protein MTTTTTSDRPYPPVSIVGIGCRVPGAAGVADFWRLLLEGRDATGEPPAGRLGGRRGGYLDDVESFDNDWFAISGRETALMDPQQRLALEVAVEAIDDAGIGYRTRGSGAAVVFGACSYDHGIAVLGHGGNDAPYAVTGAALSIIANRLSYVLDLHGPSLVVDSACSSSLAAVDLALRMLADDAVPFAIVGGVNLALLPHTSDYLAEGGFLAPDGRCKPFDAAADGYTRGDGCGVVVLQRTADALRDGNRVYAEIVGSAVGSDGRSNGLYAPSGRAQQETLRTAWAQAGLDPGTAGYLECHGTGTPLGDAVEVGAIAAVLRGDHSGATWIGSIKSNIGHLEAAAGVTGLIKTALSIRHGVIAPTIHFHTENPLLKLAEHGLRVPTEPIDWSNTEVTERRAGVSSFGFGGTNAHVVLRGIATERPHRGGEPPVLIAVGGRDVADLRARATGWADLLERADGPGADASTLRQFGSATVRLIPEGTRAAVVAQDAGEAVGRLRALAAADAGVGVLGPSSVRQRGGVLFLFSGQGSQHSKMGRALAARYPVFAAAVTEAADAITEAGGPRIWTPRKGFALASSVANNGSAATELVQPAMFAFQLGMAKLLASWGVTPHAVAGHSLGEVAGAAVSGALSLPDAARVIVRRSSILARLDGHGAMAVVEAAPDEVANLVEPLRAMVGIAAINGPRSVVVSGAPRYVDTVVRRAKRRKLFAQRIAVDFAAHSPQVAAVLPEFVDALDHLEPLVPHTLVYSTAHQGKTISTAEMDANYWADNASGTVELTAALEHAAADGLTTVLEIAPHPVLTPAVREHADFQDSTHPVASRDDEAAAFLACLGRLYTEGRSVDWSAHGPFTAAPPPRHWIKHRFPLIGALDAAAVAPSPLLGEGGDNPPLEPTLRTSREGGSAEATIAESAFPADDLADHVVQGVPTVPAVFWLRRLLHLARGAAATAVADFVVHERTDLTALPAVSYRRDDEDASVRAEVTGAGTLASARLAGDPTPADIVAWMRVVDANRAARRRMRRIDPDGFYEALHGRQLTYGPGFRPLRGIEAGHDCALGAFDAAPLQRAATLDGCLQLLAAASSDALPSDAVPLPVGIESAWLSTESDRVVLEAHAFVRERTDTGLTGDIVGTDQHGVPVLAMSGVMVRFAALGAYPPPIQSGSATGPFRRQIWRPIQLELPDDMSTSSPARGSGTTQRALVIGESELAMRLTRELDRTLPTERVAREPDAAGPIVSAVLASRTTPSRTAVVLVWPSGLEATRQREFTSAVPAVGRILDVIQRVQSDDATASLTIVLPDHGLPAGTTAPPEPGRGTDSSVPMAIAGLVRSLQLESGHDVRLVWSDSAAESTALLRSIIVETSTTRTGRIPEELRITHGVTAIRRFIAARRRSASPAPIDTNGTYVVTGGLGALGAVAVRWLLDAGAHDVVVLTRAPRPVPALLEGLEDRIVVVRCDAADRNDLRNALNDIRECGSTIRGIVHAAGTLEDAVFEAVSGRQLARMFAPKHRAASNLIELTAADATDFVLLCSSATGALGAPGQAAYAAANAAMDALALAYQDRRIVSVGWGVWASGLAEVAGGAAHMGRAGISAFTAARGAQLLAQALHYDDAYLLALDYAPTSDTSPVALRLRDLLTAADDSATTPALPDRSKIDAATSPTPPQDPSEPLTATIRAVLSATLDLPAEHLDPTTDFNELGLSSLLGIEMRRRLEARLDVRISTAELFEHPTITALAAALAERVAAANPRKVQ; from the coding sequence ATGACAACCACCACCACATCCGACCGGCCGTATCCGCCGGTATCAATCGTCGGTATCGGCTGCCGGGTCCCAGGTGCCGCGGGCGTTGCCGACTTCTGGCGGCTGCTGTTGGAGGGCAGGGACGCCACCGGCGAACCACCGGCCGGACGGCTCGGTGGGCGCCGCGGCGGGTATCTCGACGATGTCGAATCCTTCGACAACGACTGGTTCGCCATCTCCGGCCGGGAGACCGCGCTGATGGATCCGCAGCAGCGGCTTGCGCTGGAGGTCGCGGTGGAGGCCATCGACGATGCCGGAATCGGCTACCGCACCCGAGGTTCCGGTGCGGCCGTCGTCTTCGGCGCCTGCTCCTACGACCACGGCATCGCGGTGCTCGGTCACGGCGGAAACGATGCGCCCTACGCGGTGACCGGCGCCGCGCTCAGCATCATCGCCAACCGGCTGTCCTACGTGCTCGACCTGCACGGACCGAGCCTGGTGGTGGACAGCGCATGCTCGTCCTCGCTGGCCGCGGTGGACCTCGCGCTGCGCATGCTCGCCGACGACGCGGTGCCGTTCGCCATCGTGGGCGGTGTCAATCTCGCGCTGCTGCCGCATACTTCCGACTACCTGGCCGAGGGCGGATTCCTGGCACCCGACGGCCGCTGCAAACCGTTCGACGCCGCAGCGGACGGCTACACCCGTGGCGACGGCTGCGGCGTGGTCGTCCTGCAGCGCACCGCCGACGCACTGCGCGACGGCAACCGGGTGTACGCGGAGATCGTCGGCTCGGCGGTCGGCTCGGACGGCCGCTCCAATGGCCTGTATGCGCCGAGCGGCCGCGCCCAGCAGGAAACCCTGCGCACCGCATGGGCGCAGGCCGGGCTCGACCCGGGCACGGCAGGCTATCTCGAATGTCACGGCACCGGTACGCCATTGGGTGACGCGGTCGAGGTCGGCGCCATCGCAGCGGTGCTGCGCGGCGACCATTCCGGCGCGACCTGGATCGGCTCGATCAAATCCAATATCGGTCACCTCGAGGCCGCGGCGGGCGTCACCGGCCTGATCAAAACGGCGCTGTCCATTCGGCACGGCGTGATCGCACCGACCATCCACTTCCACACCGAGAACCCGCTGCTGAAACTCGCCGAGCACGGACTGCGCGTCCCGACCGAACCCATCGACTGGAGCAACACCGAGGTGACCGAACGCCGAGCCGGTGTGAGCTCGTTCGGATTCGGCGGCACCAATGCCCATGTGGTCTTGCGCGGCATCGCCACCGAACGCCCGCACCGCGGCGGCGAGCCACCTGTCCTGATCGCGGTCGGCGGGCGCGATGTCGCGGACCTGCGGGCCCGGGCAACCGGGTGGGCCGACCTGCTCGAGCGGGCCGACGGGCCTGGGGCCGACGCCAGTACATTGCGACAATTCGGTTCAGCCACAGTGCGATTGATTCCGGAGGGCACTCGGGCCGCTGTCGTCGCCCAGGATGCCGGCGAGGCTGTCGGACGGTTGCGGGCCCTGGCCGCCGCAGACGCGGGCGTCGGCGTGCTCGGCCCGAGTTCGGTGCGACAACGCGGCGGCGTCCTGTTCCTGTTCTCCGGCCAGGGGAGCCAGCACTCGAAGATGGGGCGGGCGCTCGCGGCCCGCTATCCGGTGTTCGCCGCAGCCGTCACCGAGGCTGCCGACGCGATCACCGAGGCGGGTGGTCCGCGAATCTGGACTCCGCGCAAAGGGTTTGCCCTCGCATCCTCGGTTGCGAACAACGGCAGTGCGGCCACCGAACTCGTGCAGCCTGCGATGTTCGCCTTCCAGCTGGGGATGGCGAAATTGTTGGCATCGTGGGGTGTCACGCCCCATGCGGTCGCCGGCCACAGCCTTGGTGAGGTAGCGGGAGCGGCCGTGAGTGGAGCACTGTCGCTGCCGGACGCCGCCCGCGTCATCGTGCGGCGCAGCAGCATTCTGGCGCGGCTGGATGGTCACGGTGCGATGGCCGTGGTGGAGGCAGCGCCGGACGAGGTGGCGAACCTGGTGGAACCACTGCGTGCGATGGTGGGAATCGCGGCGATCAACGGACCGCGTTCGGTTGTCGTCTCCGGCGCACCCCGATATGTGGATACGGTGGTGCGCCGGGCCAAGCGGCGCAAGCTGTTCGCGCAGCGGATAGCCGTGGACTTCGCCGCGCACAGCCCGCAGGTCGCGGCGGTGCTGCCCGAATTCGTCGACGCACTCGACCATCTCGAACCGCTGGTACCCCACACACTGGTCTATTCCACGGCGCACCAGGGCAAAACCATCAGCACAGCCGAGATGGACGCCAACTATTGGGCCGACAACGCTTCGGGCACTGTCGAACTCACCGCGGCCCTCGAGCACGCCGCTGCCGACGGACTCACCACCGTGCTGGAGATCGCACCCCATCCTGTGCTGACGCCGGCCGTTCGCGAGCATGCCGACTTCCAGGATTCGACCCACCCCGTAGCAAGCCGCGACGACGAGGCCGCGGCCTTTCTCGCCTGCCTCGGGCGGCTCTACACCGAGGGACGATCCGTCGACTGGTCCGCGCACGGGCCGTTCACCGCTGCGCCGCCACCCCGGCATTGGATAAAACACCGATTCCCATTGATCGGTGCGCTCGATGCCGCCGCCGTTGCCCCGAGCCCTCTCCTCGGCGAGGGTGGCGACAATCCACCCCTCGAGCCGACTCTCCGCACGAGTCGCGAGGGCGGATCGGCCGAGGCAACTATCGCCGAATCGGCCTTTCCAGCAGACGATCTCGCCGACCACGTGGTGCAAGGCGTGCCGACCGTGCCTGCCGTGTTCTGGCTGCGCCGATTGCTGCACCTGGCGCGCGGAGCGGCAGCCACGGCTGTTGCCGACTTCGTGGTGCACGAGCGAACCGATCTGACCGCGCTGCCTGCGGTTTCTTATCGGCGCGACGACGAGGACGCCAGCGTGCGGGCGGAGGTCACGGGTGCCGGGACGCTGGCATCGGCTCGGCTCGCCGGTGACCCCACACCCGCCGATATCGTCGCATGGATGCGGGTGGTCGATGCAAATCGAGCGGCCCGTCGCCGCATGCGCAGGATTGATCCCGATGGTTTCTACGAGGCGCTGCACGGCCGGCAGCTGACATACGGACCCGGTTTCCGCCCGCTGCGCGGTATCGAGGCAGGCCACGATTGTGCGTTGGGCGCCTTCGATGCCGCACCGCTGCAACGCGCCGCGACACTCGATGGCTGCCTGCAGCTGCTCGCCGCGGCAAGCTCCGACGCCCTGCCCTCCGATGCGGTCCCACTGCCGGTCGGCATCGAATCGGCGTGGCTGTCCACAGAATCGGACCGCGTGGTGCTCGAGGCGCATGCCTTCGTACGTGAACGCACGGACACGGGCCTGACCGGCGACATCGTCGGCACCGACCAGCACGGCGTCCCGGTGCTGGCCATGTCCGGTGTCATGGTCCGGTTCGCGGCGCTCGGCGCGTATCCGCCACCGATCCAGTCCGGTTCGGCCACCGGACCCTTCCGCCGCCAGATATGGCGGCCGATACAGCTCGAGTTGCCGGACGACATGTCGACGAGCAGTCCCGCTCGCGGATCCGGGACCACGCAACGAGCTCTCGTGATCGGCGAATCGGAGTTGGCCATGCGGCTGACCAGGGAACTCGACCGGACGCTGCCCACTGAAAGGGTCGCCCGCGAGCCCGACGCCGCCGGCCCGATCGTTTCCGCCGTGCTCGCAAGCCGGACCACACCCTCGCGCACCGCGGTCGTGCTGGTGTGGCCGTCCGGACTCGAGGCAACGCGGCAGCGCGAATTCACCAGCGCGGTCCCCGCGGTGGGACGGATTCTCGATGTGATCCAACGCGTCCAGTCCGACGACGCCACTGCCTCATTGACGATCGTGCTCCCCGACCACGGCCTGCCCGCCGGGACGACGGCACCGCCCGAGCCGGGCCGCGGCACCGATAGCTCGGTACCGATGGCGATCGCCGGTTTGGTGCGCTCCCTGCAGCTCGAGTCGGGTCACGATGTCCGACTGGTGTGGAGTGATTCGGCCGCGGAGAGCACCGCGCTGCTGCGCAGCATCATTGTCGAGACATCCACCACGCGGACCGGTCGGATACCTGAGGAGCTGCGAATCACGCACGGCGTCACGGCCATCCGCCGGTTCATCGCCGCGCGCCGCCGATCCGCATCGCCGGCGCCCATCGACACCAACGGGACTTACGTGGTCACCGGCGGGCTCGGTGCGCTCGGCGCTGTCGCGGTGCGCTGGCTGCTCGATGCGGGGGCGCACGATGTGGTGGTGCTGACCCGTGCACCCCGGCCGGTGCCCGCGCTGTTGGAGGGTCTGGAGGACCGAATCGTCGTCGTTCGGTGCGACGCCGCCGATCGAAACGATCTGCGCAACGCGCTCAACGATATTCGTGAATGCGGTTCCACCATCCGCGGTATCGTGCACGCGGCGGGCACCCTGGAGGACGCGGTATTCGAGGCTGTCAGCGGTCGGCAGCTCGCACGCATGTTCGCGCCGAAGCACCGTGCCGCAAGCAATCTGATCGAACTCACTGCCGCCGACGCCACCGATTTCGTCCTGCTGTGCTCTTCTGCCACCGGCGCACTCGGTGCACCCGGCCAGGCCGCCTATGCTGCTGCCAACGCGGCCATGGACGCACTCGCTCTCGCCTATCAGGATCGTCGAATAGTGAGCGTCGGCTGGGGCGTCTGGGCATCGGGGCTTGCCGAAGTCGCCGGCGGGGCGGCGCATATGGGGCGCGCGGGTATCTCCGCATTCACCGCGGCGCGAGGTGCGCAGCTGCTGGCACAGGCGTTGCACTACGACGACGCCTACCTCCTCGCACTGGACTACGCACCGACGTCCGACACCTCGCCGGTCGCCCTTCGCCTCAGGGACTTACTCACCGCAGCCGACGACTCCGCAACAACGCCGGCACTCCCCGACCGATCGAAAATCGATGCCGCCACCAGCCCGACCCCGCCGCAGGACCCTTCCGAACCACTGACCGCAACCATCCGCGCCGTGCTGAGCGCCACCCTCGACCTGCCCGCCGAACACCTCGATCCCACCACTGACTTCAATGAACTCGGCCTCAGCTCCTTGCTCGGCATCGAGATGCGACGCCGACTCGAAGCCCGGCTCGATGTCCGAATCTCGACCGCCGAACTCTTCGAGCACCCGACCATCACCGCGCTCGCCGCGGCCCTTGCCGAGCGGGTGGCCGCGGCGAATCCCCGCAAGGTCCAGTGA